Part of the Sorghum bicolor cultivar BTx623 chromosome 1, Sorghum_bicolor_NCBIv3, whole genome shotgun sequence genome, ATGAACTCTATGTAGCTCATAACAGTTTCTTTATTTCGACAAAATACAATAATGAAAATAGTACAATACAAAGCAACCTTTCAGATTGCTACTAACgcagtgtatatatatactccgTATAAACTACTATATATCATACAATTATCACAGACTAGACGCATATGCAACATTCTTATTCTGTGTATTAAGATCGTTATGCAGAGAGTATGATCAGGATCGATCGGTATAGCCGTATAGCACACACATGGTAGGTTGACTCCACGCATGCCTGTCAAGGGAGTCTGCGTCGAGACCTTGCATGCACTCGCTATGCacgcatatgcatgcatgcatgtaagaGGTTGAATCAGACACCGCCACCTatgccacctccacctccggcgCCACCACCAtaaccaccgccgccgccggagccaAGGCCACCCCCAGCGCCAGCACCACCACCGTAGCCTCCGCCAGCACCTCCGCCGTAGCCACCACCggcgccacctccagctcctccACCGTAACCGCCTCCAGAGCCACCTCCTGCGCCTGCACCTCCACCGTATCCACCACCAGTGCCCCCACCAGCTCCTCCACCATAACCGCCTCCTGCACCGGCACCTCCGCCATAGCCGCCTCCAGCGCCGCCTCCTGCACCAGCACCTCCGCCATACCCGCCGCCAGTGCCACCGCCTGCACCTGCTCCTCCGCCGTAACCACCACCGgccccggctcctcctccgccaccaagaccacctcctccaccagaaCCACCACCAagaccaccgcctccaccagaaCCACCACCAagaccaccgcctccaccagaaCCACCACCAAGCCCGCCGCCGAgacctccaccggaaccaccccCAAGGCCGCCGCCTCCACCAGCACCTCCGCCGGCACCACCACCATAACCACCTCCCTCACCGCCACCAagccctccgcctccgcctaagccacctccagctccaccACCgaggccgcctccgccgcctgcACCCCCACCAAAACCACCACCCTTCCCTCCTCCAAACCCAACTCCAAGCCCTCCACCGTGCCCAAGGCCACCACCAAGCCcaacaccaccgccgccgccgccgccgtaccCTCCCCCACCACCAAGCCCGCAACCACCACCGCACAGGTTCTGCTTCTCCAAGGACCGCGCCTCGGCGGCCACCGCAAGAACCACCGCGACGGCCAGCCCCAGAAACGCCATGTTCCACACACCCCTCGGCGCCCTCCCCATGTCGTGCCAAGCAGGAGTTCACTAGCTAGCTACAGCCAAGCAGTAGTAGTGAGTAGTGACGCTGCTGCTCTGGACTCTGGAGCGCTGGACGAAGAAGACCGAGCTCTATCGGTGATCTTATATAGCGGGGCAGAGTGGCGTGTAGTCGCCTACCCAGTTAATGCGTAGTAGGGTggttgcgcgcgcgcgcgcgcacggcCTCGCGTCCCTGCTTTCAGGACAGCCAGGTGGTGAGCGGGAAGGCACCAGGCACTAGCTGCGCGCTGGTCGCTGGGCGGGACTGACTGGGAGGCCCAGTTCACAGCGGGGCGGCCGGCTGCTGAAGTCTTCTCGCCCCGCCCGCCGCATTGACCGTGATGGGTGTGGCGAGCCGCGAGCGCCGCGCCGCGCGGTGCGGCACTGGCGCTGGGCGATGCTGCGACGTGCGTGTCCCTCGCCTTCCCTGCACGTCGACGGggagacgacgacgatgagAATAGCAGATTGAGCTGCATTTATGTCGGCGCGCTGTGAGGGACGACGGCGCAACTACCCGCGCACATGCCAGAGCGACTTCGGCTGCCGGAGGGATCGGGGGGCACCGCCATGCATGATCGGTGGAGAGCGATCTGGCGAGTGATGCGGCCAACGGCGAATAATATCGCGCGCTTGTCCGATCGACAACCAAATCGAAGTGATCGGATCGGAGGTGAGCTGCGTGAGGAGATGGTTGAGCCTGTCGTTTACCAGAATGGAAATAGAGCGTTGATTTTCTTCGAGCTGAATATGCTTTTCCATGATATTCATTCAATATACTCATATCTCAGTCGACGCTGCTATCAGTAATCGATCAATGGACTTGGAAATTAAAGATGCAAGTATATGTCTGTCTGACTGTCTCTGTAAACCAAATATGGCAAAGCGTAGCAGTCATCCACGTACGTACGCTTGCTTATCTGCGCAATCGGCTATATATCAGCAATTTACTTACCTTACAGTATGGAGTTGTAAGTTGTAACTGAAATTGGCCTGCAACTCCAGAAGTAAGAACTGAACTGTggcccaaaaaaaaaaggaaaagaaaaagaaagaaaagagcttCAGTCCCATTTGCTTACTTCTCTCATTTTCCACACGAACCACAGGCTCACAGAGTCACAGCAGCAGCGCAGTTGAATTCCATGGATATTTTGGCGATGTCGATCGAGAGCTCTAGCAACAGGTAGCAGTAACCAGACTAGCAAGCGACAACCGATCGGGCCTGATGAGTCCTGCATGTGCAGTGCAGAGGAGGTGTACCGAGCTGCTCTCATCAAGTAAAGCCGTTGCGTCAAGaacggcggccggccggcctgaTATTTTGGTGTCGTCATGTGAGATGTTCAGAGGTAGTACGTAGAATCACTCACCGCTGGTCGGACGAGCGGCAAGCACCGACGTTCGCCGGACGGTTTGAATTCTGCACGGATTTGATGGACAGAGGTGGGGTTCAGTGGTTCATCAGGACATACAAATGTTCTTGCTCGCGTGTCTGCTTGTAAAGCAACGACAAAACTGAGCTCAAATCAGTATATCAGATCAGATATAAAGCAACCACGTTCGTTCAGTGTAACAACCGATCTTCTGCTCATATGAACTGTAGGTACGTTGAAGGACTGCATGCTGACGAGTAGCTTTCAGCTAGCTGCTCGCACTGACGGACAGTTGGTGGTGGTCGTCTGGAGATCGCTGTAGAGTATTCCATAAAACAGGCCAAATTAAACGTGCTACCACAACCACAAATTACTAATTCTCTTAGTAAAGTGGATTTTTTttagtgttttagcattcaaaatttagtataaatctTTTCTACTAACTGTCTCCTAGCTAGTGGGATTTTCTAGTGCTTTGACTATAGTGGTAATATTTTATAACTACACTAGGAGAATTCTACTATTTATATATGGTAATGTACGTTGTATATAGCATGTAGTAAGCATATCTAGACCCTCAAGGCAAGTGGTAAACTTTGATCGCTAATAACAACCGTGTTATCGTGACTAACGTTTATTTTGGGTGAGAACATTTTAGGGTTTGTTTGGAACAAAGAAACCTAAAATGGAGGAATGGATGAAAACATAGAAAAGAAATAGGAATGCATTAGCAAACGGAGGAATAGAAAACATATAGGAAAGGAACGAGAGAAGACTGTTTGGAACGCAGGAACATGTACCATATGAAAATTAAAATCATGTGAgtaatataataaatattattagtactaaattaatgatagattaatataAGATATTACAGCACGTCGTGTTTAATTGCATGTCCGCCCTGATCAGTTAGCTTATCCAATGTTTGGCGCCAGCTATCCTGCTGGGCAGATACAGCACCGGCTTATGAGCTTCATTAGGGCTTGTTCGGTTGATCCGGTTTGGGTCCCTGCAATGATTTCAGATAAATTTGCTTTATTAATTTACATAGTTTTGATAAGCTGGAATGGTTCCTGGACCAAAACCATGGCAACCGAACACAGCCTTAGTTAACTAGTGCGCGAGCTGAACGATTCCCTCAGCTTAGAGTGGATAGATTTTTTCATTCCTCTAAAAGTACATGTTTGCTCACCATTTTGGAAGAAAGATTCAGCCTCATTCCTTTGTCCCAAACGGTGCAGCAGTGCTGAAAACTATAGAAACTCGGTTCCTCTACTTTTTCATGTGTTTCTCGGGCGAACCAAACGGTAGAGTTAGGTCACAACGATACACATATAATATGATGCCCAATTTCAGTTTCTATGGAACGAAGGACTCAATGTTTTCTTTGAACAATCATATAGGAGAGAATCCTCACCTGAATAATATTGATATATCGTGACATAACCACATCAATAACCTTATTTTAGGAAAAAAACAAGGCAAAAACACTTTCGTCCGGCTAATTACAAAAAACCGGAGTAAAACCCTTACATAACTAAAACTAAAATCAATGGCCGTAGCACAAAGGCGAGACTCTGGCATATCCACAACTACATAGGCTCCAGCAGGGCAAATTTTGGCATGCAACCACAAATACAACAGCTATTGAGAAGACTAGAACACCAAGGCACAAGCACTTCTTCGATGATGCGTGTATGACGCCAAAGACGGCAACTAAGCAATGGCTTGGTGAGGCTTTCACCCAAGGCAGCAAGAAGAAGCATGCGCCATTAGCTAGGGAAGGAGAAATTTCACCAACCACCAAACTGATTAATCCAAAGCTGAAATCGTTGGTTTTCTTTCTTTCTGCAACCGATCGGTTTCAATTTTTGTGCAAAtggaagttttttttaaaaaaaaatagatgaaACTGAACCGAAATGTCGGTTCCAACCGATTGCCCAATCCTATTGGCACGTCACTCTATAATATCACTTCGGactaacaataaaaataaatagtttGTACAAAGACATTGGTTAGTCTCAAATGGTAGTAGTCACGAACAGAAGTACTTATCATTGCAAACATAACATCTCAATATCTTTATTCCTTAACGAAGATGATGAATAAGTAATTGTAAGCATACAACAATGAAGACGGTGAAGTTCAATTAAAATTACAACATAAGATTTGGTTGGTCATATGTACTAGTATTTATCTGCATCACAAAATAACTCCATGCTTCAATGCATATACAATATAATTCACCAATGTCCACCGCCAAAGCCACCGCCGCCACCgaaaccgccgccgccgccactgccCAAGCCAGCGCCACCTCCGGCACCACCACCAAACCCTCCTCCTACACCACCTCCGCCACCcaagccaccaccaccaccgaacCCTCCCCCGGCACCACCTCCTGCTCCACCACCAGCGCCAAACCCGCCACCACTACCTCCACCAAGACCTCCGCTGAAACCTTTGCCTCCCCCGAAACCAC contains:
- the LOC110434341 gene encoding glycine-rich cell wall structural protein-like, which produces MGRAPRGVWNMAFLGLAVAVVLAVAAEARSLEKQNLCGGGCGLGGGGGYGGGGGGGVGLGGGLGHGGGLGVGFGGGKGGGFGGGAGGGGGLGGGAGGGLGGGGGLGGGEGGGYGGGAGGGAGGGGGLGGGSGGGLGGGLGGGSGGGGGLGGGSGGGGGLGGGSGGGGGLGGGGGAGAGGGYGGGAGAGGGTGGGYGGGAGAGGGAGGGYGGGAGAGGGYGGGAGGGTGGGYGGGAGAGGGSGGGYGGGAGGGAGGGYGGGAGGGYGGGAGAGGGLGSGGGGGYGGGAGGGGGIGGGV